The genomic interval CCTCGTAAGCCTTGCAGAATTTCCAGTATCTCAGGCAGTTCATGTATTCGTCAAAGACCTGGTTCTCGACAAAAAGCTCCGTGGTGCGGAGGTTGTAAGCTTTTGCATTCTTGTTTTCCCTGGAGGCCAGCACATCGTTCGAGAGCTTTCCCCCGGTGTACAGGGGCTGTTTCATTATCGCGCCGCCGTAACGGCTCATTATCGGGTTGTTTTTCAGGTAAATGTCATAGCCGATAAGTGAGAGGGTAGGATAGAAGAGGGACCGCACGGCCCTCTCCTGATACATGCTGATGTTGAGAACGAGGGCTTCCTGCTTGATGTCCAGGTTGTTGGCAAGGGCTGTGGCAATGCACTCCTCGAGCCGCATGGCCTCTCCCCAGCAGCAGCTTTTTACGGCCAGCAGAAGAATGATTGCAATGAGCCCGACTTTCATAGAGCTTTCCCTCATCCTCACTGCAGCAGATAGAGGCCGTGCTCCCAGGGCCCCAGCCTGAATGAGCAGAGGCCCTTTTCCTTTGATGGGGTGACGCCCCGGTAAATGGCTTCAGGATTCCCCGGGAGATCGAGGCTTACGGTCCTTGCTTCCGGCGAGAGGTTGGCAAGGGCAAGCACGTTTTCTGACGTGGCGCTGTCATTTCTCACCAGGGCAAGCACCTCGGGGGTCCGGGAAGTGTCTAAAACCCTGCAGTCACCCCTGTAAAGGGCAGGATGCTTCCTGTAAGCCTCTGAAAGCCTGCCGTACATCTCTCTGAAGGCGCTTTCCCTCCAGGTGATGGAGTCTTTTTCAAAAAATTCCAGCTTATGGGTGCTTCCTGTCTCCTGTCCGTTATAGATAAGGGGCCTTCCAGGCAGCGCATAGGTGAGCATTGCGAAGGCTTCGGCGCCCTTCTCGCCAAGCCTCGTGACGGCGGTGTCACGCCATGAGTTCTGATCATGGTTTGAGGTGAAGTGCATACGCCACGATCCTGCGGGGTAGCGCATTGAGTCGGTTTCCATCAGCGAAGGGATCTCGCAGGCTTTTGCCTTCCCTGCGGCAATGCTGTTGAAAAGCACGTAATATTCGCTTGCGTAATCGCAGTCGAAAGCTTTTTCAAGAAGGCCGGGGCTCTCGGCCTCGGCGAGCCAGAAGGTGGGCCTTATGGCGTCAATTTCAGCGCGGGCCCTCTCCCAGAAATCGGCCGGCACCATTGAAGCCACATCGCAGCGGAAGCCGTCCACACCCATCTCCTTCACCCAGTATTTAAGGACGCCTGTCATATACTCTCTGAGGCCTTCCTGCGCATAGTCGAGTTTTGCCACATCGTCCCAGTCAGGCACGGGGGGGATGATCTTCCCTGAGGCATCCTTCTGGTACCATTCGGGGTGAGTCTTGATAAGGCTGTTGTCCCAGGCGGTATGATTGGCGACCATGTCGATGATGACATGCATTCCTTCGCGGTGAACGGCCTGCACCAGGCTCTTGAAGTCCTCCCTGGAGCCGAACTCGGGATTCACGGCATAATAGTCCTTTACCGCGTAGGGGCTTCCCAGGGTGCCCTTCCTGTTTTTGACGCCGATGGGGTGGACAGGCATGAGCCAGATGATATCCACGCCCAGTTTTTTCAACTCCGGGAGGCGAGGGATGATGGCCTTGAAAGTTCCCAGAGCGGTGAACTGCCTGGTGTTCAGCTCATAAATGACGGCGCTCTCTGCCCAGGCCGGGTGCTTCACCACGGACACTGCGGGCTCTGAAGGCTTACCCGCAGCAAATACTTCATGGGCAATGAAGAGAAGGATGACGCCTGCGATGAGATAGAACAGAATTTTCATACACTCCTCGATTCTCCCCCGGTCCCCCGGTAAATAATAAAGCCGCAGGGGGCAGCTCGCTCTCCCGCGGCTTTTCAATCACTTATACTGCCTCTGATCTCCCCAGGTAGTTTGACATGCACCTTATGGCGCCGGCAAGGGAAGTAAAGGCCGCCAGGGTGAGGGGGACGACCTTGAACCCCTGGGCCATGTAAGTCTCCTTGGCGACATCATCAAGAGGTATGCCGTACACGGGGAGGAATACATTCTTCACATGCCTGCCGTCCTTGGCGGTGAAATTCTGCATGATGCAGTTACCGTAAGTTATCCAGGGCGTTCTTTTCCTGTTGTCACCCTCGAGGTAGGGAAGCTTTACGATGTTCTTGCCGGCTTTCCTGAGCTTGCGCTCCTGGCTGTCAAAGTTGTTCTGTATCATCATCACCGAGGGGTCCTTGGGATCTGCCACGCTGTTGTGGGCCATTATATCGCCAAGTATGTCCCCTTTGAGTCCCGTCTCCCTCTGGAGCGAGGCATTGGCCTGCGCGTACTTGTCCGGGGACCAGCTCCGGATCATATTCATGGCCATTGTGGGGCTTCCCAGCAGGACTGTGGTGTTGTCCACCGGCGTCACGCCCATGTCGATATGAAAGGTGGCAGGCTTTTCCTTGGCCGGTGTTGAGGGATCGTCGTCGCCTACGACCACGACTTCCTTGCTGTATTTTCCCTCGAAATACCTCACCGCCTGGCTGATTGAGGCCCTCTCAGGATCCTGCCCCATGAGAGTCCTTATGGGCTTGTATTCGGGGTTGTCCTCAAGGTGGAACCTGGGCAGGTGGCTGTGGGCCGGCACTTCGTCAAAGACAATCTTCTTTGAGAAATGTGACGATTCAAAGACGGGCGGGCTCTTTTCAAGCCCTGCGGCGCTGAAGGTGGTGATGCCCAGGGGGCTTTTCTTGTAAAGGTTCATAGCCGTGAGATAGATGGAATCATAGCCCACATAAGCTTTATGTTCGTCCGATACCACGTCTCCCCCGTCGGTGCGGAGGTGGTTGTCTTTCACGTAGATGACGTCGGGAGTGTTGTCGGCGATCCATTTGGGAAGGTTGGGATGATCATGGCTCTGGAAGGGCACCTTGTCGATCATGATGGCCTTGCCCGGCTTGTCAGGGACGCCTTCCATCACCATGTTGTCGCGCATCCACGAGGTGATGTCGTAGGGAGCGCGCAGAAGGCTCACGCGCTCCGGGTCCTTCAGGTTGATTTCCTTCATCATCGACTGGATTCTCTTCACATCGGTATCCCTGTCGCAGACAATGGTGAATTTCGTGTCACCCTCGAGCTCCCTGAAGAGAGTCTTTATCGTGTTGAAGACTTCGCGGCCCATGTTCCCGTCTGATGCGACACCCCCATCGACCTGGATGCCCAGGTGGGTTATCTGCCCGATGCAGTCGGCAAAGACGACCGGCGTTCCTTTCGATTCGGCCGCCTTGGGACCTTCAAGAGCCTTCTCGGCCTTCACTGACTGTGTCCGGCGTGTCTTTCCCCTTGATGCAGCGCCCGATATGGTGACACTGTCGCCGGGAAGTGATGGCTCTTCGCTGGCCCTGCTGCTCGGGGCCGCCTTTTCCGCTGATGAAGGCGGCAGGTTTTGTATACCCTTGCTTATTGAATCCATGGATGAACCCCCCTCTATAATAGTGATCTTCATAGTAGCATACCCGGGAGGAAAAAAGGTTGCCCCTATCTTAAAAAAATGTTAACATAAGGACAGCCTGCTATTTTCTATGGAGCCTGTAGAAGCCTATAGGCTGCTCTCCCTCGTCATTCCTTACCATGAGGGGCTCGAAAGTATAGTTCTGTGTGAGCACTTCGTATGCCCTCGCGTCAGCTTCTGACTGGGGGGGGGAGAACCAGTCGGCATCAGCGAACAGGACGGCCCTCTCCGGAGGGTTTTCAACCGAGAGGAAGACAAAGATCGACATGGCCTTCAGGCCCAGCAGAAAATATATCTTGGACTGCGTGTGATAGCAGATAACGGTATCCCGCCTGTCAAAGCATTTTGGGTTCAGGCTTTTTAAATAAAAGTATTCCCTGCAGGCCGAAAAGCTGAAATGATCGGCATTGATGCTGTCCAGGGGAGCCTTTGACGAGCAGAGCAGAAACAGGGCCAGCGATACCGTGACCACCGCATCGGTGGAGAGTTCTCCCGAGGAGGTGAGCTTTGAGAGCCCGATTCCCCCGATCAGGCAGAGAGGAAGATAGATGGCGATGGCAAAGCGGTCAGAGCCGGTATAGAGGGAAAAGTTGCCCAGATAATAAGAGGAATAAAATACAAGGCACAGGAGCGCCCAGAAGGCTGAAAATGCCGCTACAACCCCCCTTTTCGCCACTATCCCGTCGTATCTTGCAAGGATTACACAGCCGGTGATGAATGCGAGCATGAAAGGGAGCGATCCATACTGGCCAAAGAAAAAGTAAACATTGTATCCTATGTGTCTCAGCAGGTTTTTCCCCGGCGCCAGGGTGGCGCTGTTCCATCCCGGGGGCCCAAGATACACAAAAGTGTAATAATAGATGACTGCCAGGGGGATGAGAAGAAGGAGCACCGGGAGGGCGGCAAGCATGTAACGTCGGAACAGAAGGCTCTTTGCGACGCCCCTGTAATAATACACGATGAAGAAAAGGGCACATGCTGCGAGGAGAATGATATTCTCCGGCCTGATATAGCAGGTATAGACGGCGACTGCGGCAAGTGAAGCGAAGGTCCTGAGGGAAGGGCTTCTATGGGAGAGGAGCGCCATGGTTGCAGTAATCAGGAAGAACATCAGGGAGCACATTTCAAGCGTGCAGGTGGCTGAAAGCCTTATGAAAACAGGCACGGTCATCAGCAGGAAAGCTCCCCAGAGAGCCGCCCTCTCGTTCTCAGTGAGAAGGTAGACCACCGCGAAGAAGAAGAAGAGGGAGAGAAGGCTGAAGGCAAGGGTGAGAGCGTACGCCCATTCCTCTGAGGGGCCGAAGAGGCTGAACACAAGGGAGAGTATGAAATGATATCCCGGCGGCCATGCCCCTGAAAAAGTAGGAATCTCGCAGCGATTCAGGTCACCGACCAGGGTGAAGCGGTAAATCCTGTCGCGGCAGAGGTTCCAGGCCAGGTCAAGGTGGCAGTACTGGTCATCGACCACAAGGGGGAAATGGGGCATGTACCATTTCCAGAGAGCGAAGGAGATACCGCCTATGGCGGCAAGAAGGAGCCACGTGCTTCTCCTTACCTGCTTCAGTGAAGCGGCGAGAAGCGGAAGGGAGGTGAGAAAGAGAAGGAAGGCAATCAGGGCAAGCCCGCTCATGAAGGGGTAAGAAGTGAACATGATGAAATGTTCAAGGAGTTCCTGTGTCGTCATCCTCGGTGGTTCTCTCACCAGCAGGGAAATACCTTCGCATGCCCAGGGGAATCATGAGGAAAAAGGGTGGATAATGAAAATCCTCGTTGATGCCGATTCCTGCCCGGTAAAGGGTATCATTGTATCTTTAGCCCGCCGGTATCACCTGCAGGTCATCATGTATTCCGATACAGCCCATGAAATCAATGACGGCTATTCACGGATCGTTATTGTTGATAAAGGAATGGATTCTGTCGATTTCGCGCTGGTCAATGACTGCGAAAAAGGTGACTGCGTAGTAAGCGCCGATTATGGCGTCGCTGCCATGGCGCTTGCAAAAGGAGCAATGCCAGTTGATCATCATGGCCATATCTTCAGGGACAGCACTATTGACCGCCAGCTTTTTGAGCGTTATCTCGCCAGGAAGGCGAGAAAGAGGGGGGAGAGGACTGCCGGTCCCCGCAGGCGCAGAAAAGATGATGACCTCCGCTTTGAAGAGGTGTTCCGCAGGATATTAGAAGAGTCTGTCTCCAATTCCCCGGAGCCATTGCACGGGCGGGAGCAGCCAGGGGAGAAGGCTCCACGTGAGGGGCGAGAAATAGGCGATGCGGATGAGGGAAAAGATGAGGTCCTCTGAGTACTCGGCGTGAAAGCGGACGGTAGAGCCTTCAATAGGGTAGTTCCATCTGGAGCGCATTGCGGTTTTTTCATCGCGGAAGGTGATTTTCACCTCATAGGGGGGGATGAGGCGATAAAGCTGGGGATTTTTCAGCGCCGCCGCCTCGGCAATGGTCTCACGGAGGTGGTCTCTCACCAATGAGGCATAGTCGGTCATTGCCTGGTAACTTCCCACTTTGGGAACAGGGCATGTGACAATCCATGGGAGGTGCTCCCTGGCCTCCCTGCAGGCCTCGGGGCATCCTGATACAAAGACCACGGGAACCCTTACTTCTCCCAGTACATGGGCGAAAATCTGCGTCTCGCACACGTCGTTTCCATTGATGGAAAGCCTGGTTATCCTGCTGGTGAGGGTGTGGGAGAGAAAGCCGTTCCTGTTGCCGCTCGCCGCATGCATCCCTATGAAGAACGCCCTGTTTGAGCGCCGCAGGTTGCCGTACATGACAAGGGGCTTCAGGTAATAGCCGCTCACCAGAACTGCCCTGCGGTCAAGAAGCCTTGGCACTATGTTGAAGCCGTCACGGTGGAAGTCTTTCACCATCACGCTTGAAGCCCCGCAGGAGAAGAGGGTATCGACAGCAGCCGAGACGTCGTGGGTCATCTCCACGCGGGCGCGGCACCACCCCGGCGTGCCCGCCATGGTGTCCTCTCTCTTCCATACGCCGCTTGTGCCTTCAATATCTGCCACTATGTAGGGGCGGAAGCTTTTTTCCTGCATAAGGGGACTGTCCCTGTTTTTTTAGTACCGTGTGTGGCTGTACCTGAAACCGGCCTGCGCCCGGGGTTCTCGTCACCATATCGCTCAATGTCCTGCAGGCGCTCTGCTGCCACCCTGTTAATTTAGGAGTCTGTCCCCCTTTTTCCTTTTTTCTTCAGTAAACGAGGCGCCCAGGGTGACTGGTGTTACGAAAATACTGTGGAAAACATGATCCGATGAACCGGATCCCATTCTCCCATGTACTTTTATCCCCGCATAAATTGCCATCTATGGGACAGCCGGGGACTTCACGCCCTTTTCATAGACAAGGAAGGGCCCGCCCTCTGAGAGGGAGCCGAATATGAAGGTGAGGTCGCGGTGCGCCTTGCCCTTTACCGTGAGGGTCCCCAGGCCGTGCAGAAGGTGAAGATGGCAGGCCTCGCAGAGCGTGATGAGGTTCCAGGGGTCGTCGGTGCCGCCCTGAGAGCGCCTGATGATGTGATGAACGTGGAGGTTTCTGCGGCATCGGCAGCCGGGAGCCTGGCAGCGGAACCTGTCGCGCCTGAGAATTTTATGGTGATGGGTCGCCTTGTGAAACTTCCCTTCGGGAGCAAGGTAGTCCGCGAGGAGGGCAGCAAGGAATTTCTCTTCCGGGAGGACAGGGGCATAGGAGGGATGGGATGAATCTGGTCGGACGCCTTCTGCCTGGGTGGACTCTGCCTGCGCAGTGAGGAGCAGAAAAGCTGTGGCTGTGGTGTTCCAGAGGTCATAGAGCTCAGCGGGGAGAAAGAACTTGATCGTCATCGATCCTGTTGCCGCCTGTGAGGGGTCTTTTACCGAGAGGATGTCCATAAGAAAAGTCTCCTCGGGGCTGGCGCCCTGGGGCATGGTGCAGATTTCCCGGGCCTTTTCGAGAGCCGCCTCACCCGCACACAGCACGGAATTTTTTTCAATTTTCATAGCGGCCTCGCAGGCAAGGAATTCATCGACATCATTGAAATGCTTCCAGGGCTCATCAAAGCGCCTGTCCCGCGCTTCCAGGAAAGCCTCGTCATCCTCGGAAAGAGGCCACGCTGACACAGGCGACGGGCCGCCATACCAGGACCCGGTCCTGATGATGTCCCTTACCTCAAAGGAGAGCTCGTGGTATCTCTCATCAGTGATATAGCGGAAGCCGGGAAGGAGGGTATAATTTATCGGCACGAAGCTGTCATATTCGATGATCCGGGCGATACGCTCCACCTCTTCCCTGAGGTCTATGGTGGGCACGCCAGCGGCATAGGCTATCCAGGCCTCCTCGTTTTTGGAATTCACCAGGGGAAGAATGAGGCGGGCCTGCTCCCTGGTGATGGTGCCGCTCCTGAAGGCCTTCTCGGTGAGGGAGTGGCGGCGGAACCCATTGGCAAGCGTGATGAGCTGGCGGGCCTGCGCCTTTGAGAAGCCGCACCGCTCCTGGGCGTATTCCTCGACGGATTCATAGCCGAAGCCGGTGAAGAGCGATCTCACCTGCATCGCCCTGAGGAGCATCCCTGTGGCCACGTCAAGCCTCTGGCGGATCGCCGCGGCTTTGATGAGCCTCGCGGCAAGGGCTCTCACTGGCTCCCCGTCTGCCTCCCCATCGAGCCAGGAAGGGAAAAAGATATCCCACGGCGATTCCCAGGGATCATCGGTGCCCCCCTTTCCATCGCTGCCTTTCTCCTGCACTGCCTCTTGATCGCCTAT from Candidatus Eremiobacterota bacterium carries:
- a CDS encoding alpha-amylase family glycosyl hydrolase, whose product is MKILFYLIAGVILLFIAHEVFAAGKPSEPAVSVVKHPAWAESAVIYELNTRQFTALGTFKAIIPRLPELKKLGVDIIWLMPVHPIGVKNRKGTLGSPYAVKDYYAVNPEFGSREDFKSLVQAVHREGMHVIIDMVANHTAWDNSLIKTHPEWYQKDASGKIIPPVPDWDDVAKLDYAQEGLREYMTGVLKYWVKEMGVDGFRCDVASMVPADFWERARAEIDAIRPTFWLAEAESPGLLEKAFDCDYASEYYVLFNSIAAGKAKACEIPSLMETDSMRYPAGSWRMHFTSNHDQNSWRDTAVTRLGEKGAEAFAMLTYALPGRPLIYNGQETGSTHKLEFFEKDSITWRESAFREMYGRLSEAYRKHPALYRGDCRVLDTSRTPEVLALVRNDSATSENVLALANLSPEARTVSLDLPGNPEAIYRGVTPSKEKGLCSFRLGPWEHGLYLLQ
- a CDS encoding glycosyltransferase family 39 protein translates to MREPPRMTTQELLEHFIMFTSYPFMSGLALIAFLLFLTSLPLLAASLKQVRRSTWLLLAAIGGISFALWKWYMPHFPLVVDDQYCHLDLAWNLCRDRIYRFTLVGDLNRCEIPTFSGAWPPGYHFILSLVFSLFGPSEEWAYALTLAFSLLSLFFFFAVVYLLTENERAALWGAFLLMTVPVFIRLSATCTLEMCSLMFFLITATMALLSHRSPSLRTFASLAAVAVYTCYIRPENIILLAACALFFIVYYYRGVAKSLLFRRYMLAALPVLLLLIPLAVIYYYTFVYLGPPGWNSATLAPGKNLLRHIGYNVYFFFGQYGSLPFMLAFITGCVILARYDGIVAKRGVVAAFSAFWALLCLVFYSSYYLGNFSLYTGSDRFAIAIYLPLCLIGGIGLSKLTSSGELSTDAVVTVSLALFLLCSSKAPLDSINADHFSFSACREYFYLKSLNPKCFDRRDTVICYHTQSKIYFLLGLKAMSIFVFLSVENPPERAVLFADADWFSPPQSEADARAYEVLTQNYTFEPLMVRNDEGEQPIGFYRLHRK
- a CDS encoding M55 family metallopeptidase, whose amino-acid sequence is MQEKSFRPYIVADIEGTSGVWKREDTMAGTPGWCRARVEMTHDVSAAVDTLFSCGASSVMVKDFHRDGFNIVPRLLDRRAVLVSGYYLKPLVMYGNLRRSNRAFFIGMHAASGNRNGFLSHTLTSRITRLSINGNDVCETQIFAHVLGEVRVPVVFVSGCPEACREAREHLPWIVTCPVPKVGSYQAMTDYASLVRDHLRETIAEAAALKNPQLYRLIPPYEVKITFRDEKTAMRSRWNYPIEGSTVRFHAEYSEDLIFSLIRIAYFSPLTWSLLPWLLPPVQWLRGIGDRLF
- a CDS encoding HNH endonuclease signature motif containing protein — translated: MDTFETHTTHSLFLPDEEELLYLAEPCCLKDHEDMLLLPEPYELPGEIIYKPEHMVKITWEGLIPEAEKLTEDITFGSIVNDERASQIDFTLCEAVRGRLALDLTIGAFLVNLKTKGVDHLGYRSMVSFAVEHLSMSGRTASELMRNFEFLKVLPLTREAYLQGRIARSALRHLLRVITPENEAEWLGIAQKLSVSGLEREVKKVLAAGESARKQSSCVRDSQGLEQHSQGAQAPGSHDNELTHKAWTSAGATDSGSSEESDGMMMHFRVAPALALTWDFALSFFRDKEHYDGPLAGFVEALLANFLASRKPAPAPLDDRGSLPLFYRAPFMTREQRARPIGDQEAVQEKGSDGKGGTDDPWESPWDIFFPSWLDGEADGEPVRALAARLIKAAAIRQRLDVATGMLLRAMQVRSLFTGFGYESVEEYAQERCGFSKAQARQLITLANGFRRHSLTEKAFRSGTITREQARLILPLVNSKNEEAWIAYAAGVPTIDLREEVERIARIIEYDSFVPINYTLLPGFRYITDERYHELSFEVRDIIRTGSWYGGPSPVSAWPLSEDDEAFLEARDRRFDEPWKHFNDVDEFLACEAAMKIEKNSVLCAGEAALEKAREICTMPQGASPEETFLMDILSVKDPSQAATGSMTIKFFLPAELYDLWNTTATAFLLLTAQAESTQAEGVRPDSSHPSYAPVLPEEKFLAALLADYLAPEGKFHKATHHHKILRRDRFRCQAPGCRCRRNLHVHHIIRRSQGGTDDPWNLITLCEACHLHLLHGLGTLTVKGKAHRDLTFIFGSLSEGGPFLVYEKGVKSPAVP